Part of the Stackebrandtia endophytica genome is shown below.
GACGAAAGAACACTCGGTCAGTTAGCAAGACAAGGCTCAACAAAGCCGCCACCGACCACAGACGTCCACCCCAACGAACCTCAAAAATCTTGCAAATCCGAGGTAACCGGAAATCAAGTCGAAGAGAGAAGACTGCCAGTGCGGGACAGGGATATTTGTGCCCTGGCAAGGCGGAGGCGGAGCTAGTACGTTCTTTGTACTTGCGACAACGACAACGCCGCCAGGGTGCAAATAGACCCGTCCCGCACCGGCAGGATTAAAAGCCGATGTCGATGGAGGTGCCTTCGCTGTCCTTCCAGTCGAAGTCGTCGTCCTTGTCGCTGTTCTGGATGACGTCGTCGCTGTAGTGCATCAGGCGCTCGCCGGAGTCCTTGTCGTAGCGGCCGAACACCGGGGGCAGTGCCTTCTGGGCGGGCGTCCAGATGGCTTCCTCGTCGAGGTAGTCCTCGTCATCGGTCTCGGGGAGCTCTACCTGGTCCTCGAATCCCCGCGCCGGTTCGCGCCAGGCGGCGGAGTCGTGGGATGGGGAGACGGACATGGGAAAAACCTCGACTGGGTCGTGTGATGTATATTGTGGAGTGTGGTGATCGACGCTCGGGCTGCCCCGCGGCGGCCGAGGTGTCTCGACAACACGAGCACGTCGAACGCACGCGCCCGGATCGACCGGACACGTCGTGGCCGAATCGGGGTATAGAAGGGCAATACTACCGGTCGATCTTGGTAATCCCCAGTCCCGTCCTACCGGTTAGCGACGGCTTCTCGCAGTCGGTCGGGTAGGTCGGCGTAGGCGGATCGGCTGGCCTGGCGAATACTCTCGGCCAGGTTCTCGGCTCCGGCTCGCATCGCCTCCGGTGTTATCCGCAGTGCCTTGAGCACACCGGTGGAATCGACTTCGGCGGTGACGTCACCGGCCGGACTGGTGGCCACCGACCGCACCGCCTCCAATCGGCTCTGCAACACACTGGCCTGTTTGGCCTCGTGTTTCATCTGCCTGTCGAGTTCGGCCAGTCCGGTGGCTTTGTCCAGTTCTGCCATCGGATTCCTCCCGTCGCGTGCTGCCCTACTGGTCCGGCACCGGTTCAGCGGCGTCGCCGAGGCAGCCCCCCGTGGGGAGCGGGTTCGGGGACGGCATTCGCCTGAGCCTTCGCCAGTGCCTGATCGTATAGCCCCAGCACCTCAGAAGTCACCCCCTCGTGTCCAGCCGACATCGCCTCATCCGTCAGGTGGAGTTCCAACAGCTCACCGGTGTGACTGACGGCGATACGACAACCGGTGGCCCCTTCGACGCGCCCGGGTTCGGGATCGGCGGCGCGGCCGAGTCTGGCGGTGGGTGGCGAATCTACCGTCCCTGACACTGTTTCTCCTTTGGGGATGGTGAGTGGTGAGCGGTGCCGGTGGGATCACCGTGAATCCCACCGGCACCGGACAGCTTCTTAGATCTCCGGTGGCGACCAGGCGACCTGGATCTTGCGGTTGCCGTGTTTGCGGTCGACGAGCCAACCACGGCCGGGCGGCATCTTGCTGGAT
Proteins encoded:
- a CDS encoding YbaB/EbfC family nucleoid-associated protein, which encodes MAELDKATGLAELDRQMKHEAKQASVLQSRLEAVRSVATSPAGDVTAEVDSTGVLKALRITPEAMRAGAENLAESIRQASRSAYADLPDRLREAVANR